A single genomic interval of Streptomyces graminofaciens harbors:
- a CDS encoding macro domain-containing protein has translation MSGITYVRGDATVPLGKGVKIIAHVCNDSGGWGKGFVLALSRRWPQPEASYRAWHRDRAANDFGLGAAQFVRVGTYTWVANLIGQRGTRTGSKGVPVRYEAIDTALGLLADRALELGASVHMPRIGCGLAGGKWSRVEPLIADRLLGRGISVTVYDHGD, from the coding sequence ATGTCGGGGATCACGTATGTACGGGGTGACGCCACCGTGCCGCTGGGCAAGGGCGTCAAGATCATCGCCCATGTCTGCAACGACAGCGGGGGCTGGGGCAAGGGCTTCGTCCTGGCCCTGTCCCGCCGCTGGCCACAACCGGAGGCGTCCTACCGAGCCTGGCACCGCGACCGCGCGGCCAACGACTTCGGCCTCGGCGCCGCCCAGTTCGTCCGGGTCGGCACATACACCTGGGTCGCCAACCTGATAGGCCAGCGAGGCACCCGCACGGGCAGCAAAGGGGTGCCGGTCCGGTACGAGGCCATCGACACGGCCCTCGGCCTGCTCGCCGACAGGGCCCTGGAGCTGGGCGCCTCGGTCCACATGCCACGCATCGGCTGCGGCCTGGCGGGCGGCAAGTGGTCCCGGGTCGAGCCCCTGATAGCCGACCGGCTCCTGGGACGCGGGATATCGGTGACGGTGTACGACCACGGCGACTGA
- a CDS encoding MerR family transcriptional regulator: protein MTTDAEETGLTVDELAARAGVTVRTVRFYSTRGLLPPPVIGPRRVGHYGRDHLARLALIEELQRQGMTLAAIERYLRQLPADITPRDLALQRAVVASWAPDGVETVTREELDRRAGRALAEEEVERLAAMGVVERDGDGFRVDPGLLRLGVQLLDVALSEESILAALTALVEHSRAAAHELSRVFRDAVAERDPQAVKSLSAHMQPLVVQALLTTFQRSLKEELREWLEES, encoded by the coding sequence ATGACGACCGACGCCGAGGAGACCGGGCTCACCGTCGACGAGCTGGCCGCGCGGGCCGGTGTCACGGTGCGTACGGTGCGCTTCTACAGCACCAGGGGCCTGCTGCCGCCGCCCGTGATCGGTCCGCGCCGGGTGGGGCACTACGGGCGGGACCATCTCGCGCGCCTCGCGCTGATCGAGGAGCTCCAGCGCCAGGGCATGACCCTCGCGGCCATCGAGCGCTATCTGCGGCAGCTGCCGGCGGACATCACCCCGCGCGATCTGGCCCTGCAGCGCGCGGTGGTGGCGTCCTGGGCGCCGGACGGGGTCGAGACGGTGACGCGGGAGGAGCTGGACCGGCGGGCGGGGCGAGCGCTGGCCGAGGAGGAGGTGGAGCGGCTGGCGGCGATGGGGGTGGTCGAGCGGGACGGCGACGGCTTCCGCGTGGATCCCGGGCTGTTGCGGCTCGGTGTGCAGCTCCTCGACGTGGCCCTGTCCGAGGAGTCGATCCTCGCGGCCCTGACCGCACTGGTCGAGCACTCTCGGGCGGCGGCCCACGAGCTGTCCCGGGTCTTCCGTGACGCGGTGGCGGAACGCGACCCGCAAGCCGTGAAGTCCCTCTCGGCGCATATGCAGCCACTGGTCGTCCAAGCGCTGTTGACGACGTTCCAGCGGTCGTTGAAGGAGGAGCTGCGGGAGTGGCTCGAGGAGTCGTGA
- a CDS encoding ATP synthase F0 subunit B — MDLLPVDIGPLNPPVQELVVAAVLFALVFLFFVRLLPRVQRVLDEREDATKGAEGRAEAVREAAESKRAEAAAVLAEARHDAARIRQHAFEEGTALIAAARTDGQREHTTLLTEGRARLDSDRAEAETELRGYAAELASALASRIVGERIEAGVEQPRP, encoded by the coding sequence ATGGACCTTCTCCCCGTCGACATCGGCCCGTTGAACCCCCCGGTGCAGGAACTCGTCGTCGCGGCCGTACTGTTCGCGCTCGTGTTCCTCTTCTTCGTTCGGCTGCTGCCCCGGGTACAGCGCGTGCTGGACGAGCGTGAGGACGCGACCAAGGGGGCGGAGGGGCGAGCGGAGGCCGTACGGGAGGCGGCCGAGAGCAAGCGGGCCGAGGCGGCCGCAGTTCTGGCTGAGGCGCGCCATGACGCCGCCCGTATCCGCCAGCACGCCTTCGAGGAGGGCACCGCCCTGATCGCCGCGGCCCGTACCGACGGGCAGCGCGAACACACGACGCTCCTCACCGAAGGCCGAGCCCGCCTCGACTCCGACCGAGCCGAGGCCGAAACCGAACTCCGCGGCTACGCGGCAGAGCTGGCCTCGGCCTTGGCAAGCAGGATCGTGGGCGAACGAATCGAAGCCGGAGTCGAGCAACCGCGCCCCTGA